One segment of Yersinia kristensenii DNA contains the following:
- the purN gene encoding phosphoribosylglycinamide formyltransferase — protein sequence MKKIVVLVSGQGSNLQALIDAQQQGRISGEISAVFSNNPQAYGLERAELAGIAHHAIDAKSYADRASFDLALAQAIDQYQPDLLVLAGYMRILSPEFVQHYAGRMLNIHPSLLPKYPGLHTHRQALENGDLEHGTSVHFVTEELDGGPVILQAKVPIFSDDTEEDVIERVQTQEHSIYPLVVGWFTDGRLAMRENAAWLDNKRLPTQGYAAE from the coding sequence ATGAAAAAGATAGTGGTTTTGGTCTCGGGCCAAGGCAGTAATTTACAAGCACTGATAGACGCCCAACAGCAGGGGCGTATTTCAGGCGAGATTAGTGCTGTTTTTAGTAATAATCCGCAAGCTTATGGGTTAGAACGTGCTGAATTGGCGGGCATTGCACACCATGCAATAGATGCCAAATCCTATGCTGATCGTGCCAGTTTCGACTTGGCATTAGCGCAAGCCATTGATCAATATCAACCTGATTTGCTGGTGCTAGCGGGTTATATGCGCATTCTCAGCCCAGAATTTGTTCAGCATTATGCTGGCCGGATGTTGAATATTCACCCCTCACTGTTACCGAAATATCCCGGCTTGCATACCCATCGTCAAGCATTAGAAAACGGCGATCTGGAGCACGGAACTTCAGTCCATTTTGTGACGGAAGAACTGGATGGTGGCCCGGTCATCCTGCAAGCCAAAGTCCCGATTTTCAGTGATGATACCGAAGAGGATGTGATTGAGAGAGTTCAAACTCAAGAACACAGTATTTATCCGTTAGTGGTCGGTTGGTTTACTGATGGCCGTTTGGCAATGCGTGAGAATGCAGCTTGGTTGGATAATAAGCGTTTGCCAACACAGGGCTATGCGGCTGAATAA
- the speG gene encoding spermidine N1-acetyltransferase produces MSTTSSVRLRPLERDDLPFVHQLDNNASVMRYWFEEPYEAFVELSDLYDKHIHDQSERRFIIESQGTKVGLVELVEINHIHRRAEFQIIIDPAHQGKGFAGSAARLAMEYGFSVLNLYKLYLIVDKENEKAIHIYTKLGFEIEGELKQEFFINGEYRTVIRMCIFQPQYLAKYKTPSIKSA; encoded by the coding sequence ATGTCTACCACTAGCAGCGTCCGGTTACGCCCTCTGGAACGGGATGATCTGCCGTTTGTCCATCAGTTAGATAACAATGCCAGCGTTATGCGCTATTGGTTTGAAGAGCCTTATGAGGCTTTCGTCGAACTGTCTGATCTGTATGATAAACATATCCACGATCAGAGCGAGCGCCGTTTTATTATTGAAAGCCAGGGGACAAAAGTCGGCCTGGTTGAGTTAGTTGAAATTAACCACATTCACCGCCGTGCTGAGTTTCAGATTATTATCGACCCAGCCCATCAAGGCAAAGGTTTTGCTGGTTCCGCCGCACGACTTGCGATGGAATACGGTTTTTCTGTCCTCAATCTGTACAAACTCTATTTGATTGTGGATAAAGAAAATGAAAAAGCCATTCATATTTATACAAAATTAGGCTTTGAAATAGAGGGTGAATTGAAACAAGAGTTCTTTATCAATGGTGAATACCGCACAGTAATTCGTATGTGTATTTTCCAGCCGCAATATTTGGCTAAATATAAGACACCATCGATAAAGAGTGCTTAA
- the fliB gene encoding flagellin lysine-N-methylase: MKELLITQPDFMETFSCVGTACREHCCKGQNVTLDRNRYQKYIKSPYADIKRIAINHISVTQASLASWANIHPDSQGSCPFLDEQRLCQIHKHAGANALSHHCATYPRVEHIYKNQKIKSMSLSCPEVTRKVLFSPEALTLRFSTIHQCDYYKAADIVIDERLVNRACAAIIAATEDTSAIEESLWAINQFLQMDQMCSDVNKNKMAEIDSLRVRLISAVASGKAADALMAIDYAPAIRCELLNYFRHFMTQMPDIRGAKVLLAYANTLQGVLTDKLMSPKNIEQQLSDAWHQYALPFFMQHNSVLRNYFLYRIHHDQLAMGDKSAITVFNLQVIDFFYLKALISAHVSQHGEITEDDLVGIIYSYHTCCESIDNSSWQFKQQLMSLALKEDFPLLSLLT, encoded by the coding sequence GTGAAAGAGCTATTGATAACTCAGCCTGATTTTATGGAGACATTTAGCTGTGTCGGTACAGCTTGTCGTGAACATTGCTGCAAAGGCCAGAATGTCACGCTGGATAGAAATCGTTATCAAAAATATATTAAAAGCCCTTACGCAGATATCAAGCGCATTGCTATTAACCATATTTCCGTTACCCAGGCCAGCCTTGCCTCTTGGGCTAATATTCACCCCGACAGCCAGGGGAGTTGCCCCTTTCTTGATGAACAACGGTTATGTCAAATTCACAAACATGCAGGCGCTAATGCGCTGAGTCATCATTGTGCGACTTACCCCCGCGTCGAGCATATTTATAAAAATCAGAAAATCAAAAGTATGTCGCTTTCCTGCCCGGAAGTTACGCGGAAAGTCTTATTTTCTCCGGAAGCGTTAACATTGCGATTTTCGACTATCCATCAATGTGATTATTACAAAGCGGCAGATATTGTTATTGATGAGCGGTTAGTTAATCGTGCGTGTGCTGCTATTATTGCCGCGACTGAAGATACGAGTGCTATTGAAGAAAGTCTGTGGGCAATAAATCAATTTTTGCAGATGGATCAAATGTGTTCAGATGTGAATAAAAACAAAATGGCCGAGATCGATAGTTTACGTGTCAGGCTAATATCTGCCGTTGCCTCGGGGAAAGCGGCGGATGCCTTAATGGCTATAGATTACGCTCCAGCTATTCGTTGCGAGTTATTAAATTACTTTCGCCACTTTATGACTCAGATGCCCGATATCCGTGGTGCTAAAGTATTGCTGGCCTATGCCAATACGTTGCAGGGAGTTCTCACCGATAAATTGATGAGCCCGAAGAATATTGAACAGCAATTAAGCGATGCCTGGCATCAGTATGCATTGCCATTTTTCATGCAGCACAATTCAGTATTGCGTAATTATTTTCTTTATCGTATTCATCATGATCAATTAGCGATGGGGGATAAGTCTGCGATTACTGTCTTTAATCTTCAAGTGATAGATTTCTTCTATCTGAAAGCGCTCATCTCAGCCCATGTTAGTCAGCATGGTGAGATAACAGAAGATGACTTGGTTGGTATCATTTATTCTTATCATACCTGTTGTGAATCCATAGATAATTCAAGTTGGCAATTTAAACAACAACTCATGAGTTTGGCACTAAAAGAGGATTTCCCCTTATTATCACTGCTGACGTGA